A region of candidate division KSB1 bacterium DNA encodes the following proteins:
- a CDS encoding ATP-dependent RecD-like DNA helicase: protein MPIPTKQIANHLKNQNSIVGSVERITYRNDETDYVIAKLRLGEAKANLVTIVGFLPTIYEGERIQASGEWLNHPKYGFQFQVSQFKSMEPTTIIGIQKYLSSGLIKGIGPVYAEKIVEKFGLSTLTVLDDNAKRLKEVKGIGRKRYQIIVDAWQSQRQIREVMLFLASHGVSTTYAIKIYKEYGTQSISVLKKNPYQLAEDIFGVGFFTADKIAKNIGVSETEPARIESGIKYTLNQAKDQGHLFLRQEQLVEACSELLKVEKSLIQDVYHDLTKLGHLIEEKGEVYLPYLYRAEIETAELMIKLLKTRFRSFSSNLFEEWLNTNVKRGFEFNKKQKEAILKALREKILIITGGPGTGKTTLIKGIIHLFSNLKQNVKLAAPTGRAAKRLSESTGHKAVTIHRLLEFDAKRWHFSKNDNNLLQLDVLIIDEMSMVDILLTHSLIKALPFLARLIVVGDVNQLPSVGPGNVLKDMIRSKTIPVVNLDQIFRQAENSDIIRNAHLINQGLTIELKRKNKPGNSSNNTLNKRIKPIDDYGDFLFVQEEDPEKIAGLIIELCTKKLPGRYNYNPINDIQILTPMHKGSLGVENLNKLLQSRVNPNKLSIQKGQQEFRLGDRVMQIRNNYDKNVFNGDIGKITLIDLKDQTVTITFEKQVEYKFSDLDEIVLAYATTVHKSQGSEFRVVIIPIVTQHYLMLQRNLFYTAVTRARELMILIGTKKALGMAIKNNKVQERNTRLSSRLQELLPSNSTDL, encoded by the coding sequence ATGCCTATTCCTACAAAGCAGATTGCAAATCATTTGAAGAACCAGAATTCCATAGTTGGATCCGTAGAAAGAATTACTTATCGGAATGATGAAACTGATTATGTCATTGCAAAGCTACGACTTGGTGAGGCCAAAGCGAATTTAGTTACAATAGTCGGATTTCTACCTACAATTTATGAAGGAGAAAGAATTCAAGCTTCAGGGGAATGGCTAAATCATCCCAAATATGGTTTTCAATTTCAAGTAAGTCAATTCAAATCTATGGAACCTACAACGATAATTGGCATTCAGAAATATCTATCCTCAGGATTAATCAAGGGGATTGGCCCCGTATATGCTGAAAAAATTGTCGAGAAATTTGGACTTTCTACGTTGACGGTTCTGGACGACAATGCCAAACGCCTTAAAGAAGTAAAAGGTATTGGACGAAAGCGATACCAAATAATTGTGGATGCGTGGCAATCCCAAAGACAAATCAGAGAAGTTATGCTTTTTCTAGCAAGCCATGGAGTTAGTACTACATATGCCATTAAGATTTACAAGGAATATGGCACGCAGTCAATTTCCGTTCTTAAAAAAAATCCTTATCAGTTAGCTGAAGATATTTTTGGAGTTGGATTTTTCACGGCAGACAAGATCGCAAAAAATATCGGGGTCAGTGAAACAGAGCCTGCCCGTATAGAATCCGGCATCAAGTATACTTTGAACCAGGCAAAAGATCAAGGACACTTATTTCTGCGGCAAGAACAATTAGTCGAAGCTTGCTCGGAGCTGCTTAAAGTTGAAAAATCATTGATTCAAGATGTTTATCATGATCTTACGAAATTAGGTCATTTGATTGAAGAAAAAGGCGAAGTCTATTTGCCATATTTGTATAGAGCAGAAATAGAAACAGCCGAATTAATGATAAAATTATTGAAAACTCGTTTTCGAAGTTTCTCCAGTAATTTATTCGAGGAATGGTTAAATACAAATGTGAAACGGGGGTTTGAATTTAATAAAAAACAAAAGGAAGCCATTTTAAAAGCACTGCGAGAAAAGATATTAATCATAACAGGTGGGCCTGGAACGGGAAAAACCACACTTATAAAAGGGATTATTCATCTTTTTTCAAATCTTAAACAAAATGTAAAATTAGCTGCCCCAACAGGTCGAGCCGCCAAACGACTTTCCGAATCAACAGGACACAAAGCGGTTACTATCCACAGGTTATTGGAATTTGACGCTAAACGATGGCATTTCAGTAAAAACGACAATAATCTTCTGCAGCTTGATGTGTTAATTATCGATGAAATGTCAATGGTAGACATTTTACTAACTCATAGCCTAATAAAAGCATTGCCGTTTTTGGCTCGTTTGATCGTAGTGGGTGATGTCAATCAACTTCCATCTGTTGGTCCCGGTAACGTTTTGAAAGATATGATTCGATCCAAAACAATACCTGTTGTGAACCTGGATCAAATTTTTCGTCAAGCAGAAAACAGTGACATAATTCGCAACGCGCATCTCATAAACCAGGGATTAACAATTGAATTAAAAAGAAAGAATAAACCTGGTAACTCTTCAAATAACACTCTAAATAAAAGAATTAAACCCATAGACGATTATGGAGATTTCTTATTTGTTCAGGAAGAAGATCCTGAAAAAATAGCCGGGCTGATAATAGAATTATGTACCAAGAAACTTCCCGGTCGATACAACTATAATCCAATCAATGATATCCAGATTCTTACACCCATGCATAAAGGATCTCTGGGTGTGGAAAATTTGAATAAACTCCTGCAGTCTCGGGTAAATCCAAATAAGTTGTCGATTCAAAAAGGTCAACAGGAATTCCGATTAGGTGATCGAGTTATGCAGATTAGGAATAATTATGACAAAAATGTATTTAATGGAGATATCGGAAAAATTACATTAATCGATCTCAAAGATCAGACGGTGACAATAACTTTTGAAAAGCAGGTTGAATATAAGTTCAGCGATCTGGATGAAATAGTACTTGCTTACGCAACGACGGTACATAAAAGCCAGGGTTCTGAATTTCGTGTCGTAATCATCCCGATCGTAACCCAGCATTATTTGATGTTACAACGGAATTTATTTTACACGGCGGTTACCAGGGCAAGAGAATTAATGATACTTATTGGTACAAAGAAAGCATTAGGAATGGCCATAAAAAACAACAAAGTTCAAGAAAGAAATACTAGATTATCATCACGTTTGCAGGAATTATTACCTTCAAATTCTACCGATTTATAA
- the gatC gene encoding Asp-tRNA(Asn)/Glu-tRNA(Gln) amidotransferase subunit GatC, with protein sequence MSISIDDVERIAKLAKLKFTNPEKEKLAIQLADILNYVQKLNELDTENVEASHHVLNIVNVMREDKTSDCLTSEQATKNAPKTVNGFFSVPKVISQDNNDTKQN encoded by the coding sequence ATGTCGATTTCAATTGATGATGTTGAAAGAATCGCTAAATTAGCAAAACTGAAATTCACGAACCCTGAGAAGGAAAAGTTAGCTATTCAATTGGCGGATATATTAAATTACGTACAAAAATTGAATGAATTAGATACGGAAAATGTCGAGGCATCACATCATGTACTAAATATTGTGAATGTAATGCGCGAGGATAAAACTTCCGACTGTTTAACTTCAGAACAAGCTACAAAGAATGCTCCAAAGACAGTCAACGGCTTTTTTAGTGTGCCAAAAGTAATCTCCCAGGATAATAATGATACCAAACAAAATTAA
- the kdsB gene encoding 3-deoxy-manno-octulosonate cytidylyltransferase, translating into MIPNKIKNHTIGIIPARFGSTRFQGKVLAKIAGKPMIQWVYERAIQAKLLQRVIVATDESKVKQVVEGFGGVVLMTSNKHETGTDRAAEIADQVEADVIVNIQVDEPLISPQAIDELIEPFSHDNVIMATLCRKANNVEEIYSANTVKVVFDKNQNALYFSRAPIPFNRDFQSRNDRLNIADYFQHIGIYAYRKEFLLKLTELPQTRLEKIEKLEQLRALENGFNIKVIQTNYNPVCVDVKEDIRKVEELMNVMEPLHA; encoded by the coding sequence ATGATACCAAACAAAATTAAGAATCACACTATCGGAATAATACCAGCACGATTTGGCTCCACTCGATTTCAGGGAAAAGTATTAGCAAAGATAGCAGGAAAACCGATGATTCAATGGGTTTATGAGCGTGCAATTCAAGCCAAATTATTACAGAGAGTCATTGTTGCAACAGATGAAAGTAAAGTAAAACAAGTCGTTGAAGGTTTTGGTGGTGTAGTACTAATGACCAGCAACAAGCACGAAACCGGGACAGATCGAGCCGCCGAAATAGCTGATCAAGTTGAGGCTGATGTAATTGTAAATATCCAGGTAGATGAACCACTAATTTCACCCCAGGCAATCGATGAATTAATTGAACCATTTTCACACGATAATGTGATTATGGCTACTTTATGCCGTAAGGCCAATAATGTGGAAGAAATCTATAGTGCCAACACAGTAAAAGTTGTGTTTGATAAAAACCAAAATGCGCTATATTTTTCTCGGGCACCAATTCCATTCAATCGAGATTTTCAATCGCGAAATGATCGATTAAATATTGCTGATTATTTTCAGCATATTGGTATTTATGCTTACCGTAAAGAGTTTTTGCTTAAACTAACTGAACTTCCTCAAACAAGACTTGAGAAAATAGAAAAGTTGGAGCAGTTAAGGGCATTAGAAAACGGTTTCAACATAAAGGTAATTCAAACCAATTATAACCCTGTTTGTGTTGATGTAAAGGAAGATATCCGGAAAGTAGAAGAATTGATGAACGTTATGGAGCCATTACATGCTTGA
- a CDS encoding CTP synthase: MTTSESQTKYIFVTGGVVSSLGKGIASASLGRLLKSRGLNVTIQKFDPYINVDPGTLSPYQHGEVFVTDDGAETDLDLGHYERFIDINMSKKNNSTTGQIYYTVISKERRGDFLGQTVQVIPHITDEIQARIKAVAENDTHYDVVITEIGGTVGDIESLPFLEAIRQFALKVGKNNAIFIHLTLIPHIKASGELKTKPTQHSVMRLREIGIQPDILLCRTEFSLSDDLRDKIGLFCNVSPRSVVEAKDAETIYEIPLTFHKEKLDKLVVELLQLKCEEPQLESWARFVNIAKNPAKKVKIAICGKYVELRDSYKSIIEACSHAGVENDTHVEIKWIDSEDIEEQGSEHLLHDVSGILVCPGFGHRGVEGKIQGAKYARENSIPYFGICLGMQCAVIEFARYVCGLEQANSTEFANDTQHPVIDVMPDQIDIDEMGGTMRLGAYPCVISSNTLAEKIYGQSEVRERHRHRYELNNNYRSILQKHGLVLSGIYPKKDLVEIIELPSHPWFIGVQFHPELRSRVTKAHPIFREFIHAALDYSVNVNAFNLINKA, encoded by the coding sequence ATGACAACATCCGAATCTCAGACAAAATATATTTTTGTAACCGGAGGAGTTGTTTCGTCACTTGGAAAGGGAATTGCTAGTGCGTCCCTTGGTAGGCTATTGAAATCTCGTGGGCTTAATGTCACTATCCAAAAATTTGATCCTTATATTAATGTTGATCCCGGAACGCTAAGTCCCTACCAGCATGGCGAAGTATTTGTGACAGATGACGGCGCTGAAACAGATTTGGATCTGGGCCATTACGAACGCTTTATTGATATCAACATGTCGAAAAAGAATAATTCAACAACTGGACAGATTTATTATACTGTGATTTCGAAAGAGCGGAGAGGTGATTTTCTTGGTCAAACAGTGCAAGTCATTCCTCACATCACCGATGAAATTCAAGCCCGAATTAAGGCGGTCGCAGAGAATGACACTCATTATGATGTTGTAATCACGGAAATTGGCGGTACTGTTGGTGATATTGAAAGCTTGCCTTTTCTGGAAGCGATTCGTCAATTTGCTTTAAAAGTCGGTAAGAATAACGCCATTTTTATTCATCTTACTTTAATTCCACATATTAAAGCTTCGGGTGAATTGAAGACTAAACCGACTCAACATAGTGTTATGCGTCTACGAGAAATCGGTATTCAACCTGATATACTACTTTGCCGAACTGAGTTTTCTCTTTCAGATGATTTAAGGGATAAAATCGGGTTGTTTTGTAATGTCTCCCCGAGATCGGTTGTTGAAGCAAAAGATGCCGAAACGATTTACGAAATTCCATTGACATTTCACAAAGAAAAGCTAGATAAACTGGTTGTTGAATTACTTCAACTAAAATGTGAAGAGCCGCAATTAGAAAGCTGGGCTCGGTTTGTTAATATAGCAAAGAATCCTGCCAAGAAAGTAAAAATCGCGATATGTGGCAAATATGTGGAATTGCGTGATTCTTATAAGAGTATTATAGAAGCATGCAGTCATGCTGGTGTTGAGAACGACACCCATGTTGAAATTAAATGGATTGATTCCGAAGATATTGAAGAACAGGGTAGTGAACATTTATTACATGATGTTTCCGGTATCCTGGTTTGTCCCGGCTTCGGTCATCGGGGTGTAGAAGGAAAAATCCAGGGCGCTAAATATGCACGTGAAAATTCCATCCCATATTTTGGCATTTGCTTGGGTATGCAATGCGCTGTAATTGAATTTGCCCGGTATGTATGTGGTCTTGAACAAGCGAATAGTACTGAATTCGCAAACGATACACAACATCCGGTTATTGATGTTATGCCGGATCAAATTGATATTGATGAAATGGGTGGTACGATGCGTCTTGGAGCGTATCCGTGTGTGATTAGCTCGAATACATTAGCTGAGAAAATTTACGGACAATCTGAAGTCAGGGAAAGGCACCGTCATCGTTACGAGCTAAACAATAACTATAGATCTATTCTTCAAAAACACGGATTGGTTTTAAGCGGGATTTATCCAAAAAAAGACCTGGTGGAAATTATCGAACTGCCATCTCATCCCTGGTTTATCGGAGTTCAGTTTCATCCAGAATTGCGATCCCGTGTAACCAAGGCTCATCCTATTTTCAGAGAATTTATTCATGCCGCTTTAGATTATTCTGTGAACGTTAATGCGTTTAATTTGATAAATAAAGCTTGA
- the kdsA gene encoding 3-deoxy-8-phosphooctulonate synthase — MTKIVNIKDIQMGGGNPIVLISGPCVIESQQLLSDTAGTIQMLCKELEIPFIFKSSFTKDNRSSVEYFQGPGLEEGLEMLEKVKEEFNIPILSDIHNSNQAQKAAEVLDVIQIPAYLSMQTSLTVAAGKTGKVINVKKGQFLHPEDMGKVVNKIESTGNEKILLTERGCVFGYHNLVVDMRSIPIMQKTGYPVVFDVTHAIRIYGVPSSSPSGGTPEFVPVLTRAGVSTGVDAIFIETHPDCKNAKCDASSMWPLQQLKGLLIQVKEFDQIAKKYMN; from the coding sequence ATGACAAAGATAGTAAATATAAAAGATATTCAAATGGGTGGCGGTAATCCCATCGTTTTAATTTCCGGACCTTGTGTGATCGAAAGCCAGCAATTACTATCAGATACCGCCGGCACAATTCAAATGCTCTGCAAAGAACTGGAGATACCATTTATTTTCAAATCTTCATTTACAAAGGATAACAGATCGTCGGTAGAGTATTTTCAGGGTCCAGGGTTGGAAGAAGGTCTGGAAATGCTGGAAAAGGTTAAAGAAGAATTTAATATTCCAATTCTGTCCGACATCCACAATTCAAATCAGGCTCAAAAAGCCGCGGAGGTTTTGGATGTAATCCAAATTCCAGCATACCTTTCGATGCAAACCAGTCTGACTGTTGCAGCAGGAAAAACCGGGAAAGTAATTAATGTTAAGAAAGGCCAATTTTTACATCCGGAAGATATGGGAAAAGTTGTAAATAAAATTGAAAGCACGGGAAATGAAAAAATCCTGCTAACAGAACGGGGTTGCGTCTTTGGTTATCATAATCTTGTTGTAGATATGCGTTCTATTCCTATAATGCAGAAGACCGGTTATCCTGTTGTTTTCGATGTAACTCATGCCATCCGAATTTATGGTGTTCCTTCCAGCAGCCCCTCAGGTGGGACTCCTGAATTTGTACCAGTGTTAACAAGGGCTGGTGTAAGCACAGGTGTCGATGCTATTTTTATAGAAACACATCCGGATTGTAAGAATGCTAAATGCGATGCATCGAGTATGTGGCCATTACAGCAATTGAAGGGTCTTTTAATCCAGGTCAAAGAATTCGATCAGATTGCAAAAAAATACATGAATTAG
- the fsa gene encoding fructose-6-phosphate aldolase: protein MKFYVDSAEIKDIREAKNLGIADGVTTNPTLIMKSGRDMKDVVEEIASEIKGPIFTEVIRLDESGILEEGYEMSKWSDQVVIKIPATQEGIQAARKLELDGIPTGITLIFSPSQALLAAKAGVSYLIPFVGRLDDVSIDGIEMISQIHRILQNYSELPSQILAASLRHPMHILELALMGVDIVTAPVSVYKQLAQHPLTDVGIKNFLNDWQKLEKNRGEYAR, encoded by the coding sequence ATGAAGTTTTACGTGGATTCCGCTGAAATCAAAGACATACGGGAAGCCAAGAACCTGGGCATTGCAGATGGAGTAACCACAAATCCGACGTTGATCATGAAATCAGGTAGAGATATGAAGGATGTTGTAGAAGAGATAGCATCTGAGATCAAAGGGCCAATATTTACTGAGGTTATTCGACTTGATGAGTCCGGCATTTTGGAAGAAGGTTATGAAATGTCAAAATGGTCAGATCAAGTGGTCATAAAGATTCCGGCTACACAAGAGGGCATCCAAGCGGCTCGTAAGCTTGAACTGGATGGAATTCCAACCGGTATCACCCTGATATTTTCTCCATCACAAGCCCTTTTGGCGGCAAAGGCCGGGGTGTCTTACCTGATCCCTTTCGTTGGTCGATTAGATGATGTTTCGATAGATGGCATCGAAATGATTTCACAAATACATCGGATATTGCAAAATTACAGCGAATTACCCAGCCAGATATTGGCCGCTAGTCTTCGACATCCTATGCACATTTTAGAATTGGCTCTTATGGGTGTCGATATTGTGACAGCCCCGGTTTCCGTTTATAAACAATTAGCTCAACATCCACTTACTGATGTTGGGATTAAAAACTTTTTAAATGATTGGCAAAAATTAGAAAAGAATAGGGGTGAATATGCCCGTTGA
- a CDS encoding KpsF/GutQ family sugar-phosphate isomerase codes for MPVELSKIEVEDLDHLEFADKTEIIERGKRVIRIEAAALRVLENRIDDNFYEAVKIIHNATGRVVITGIGKSGIVGKKIAATFTSLGKAAYFLHPTEGVHGDLGMVMKNDVTICISKSGNSDEITQILPIFRRIGVPIISITGNSQSELALRSDVVLDVSVDEEACPFDMAPTASTTATLAMGDALAISLIELRNFSLEDFALLHPGGTIGRKLTLRIDDLMFTGNRVAKVLEDTTLHDVLFEITSKRFGATAVIGEDNQLVGIITDGDLRRLLEKQLNFYKYRARDILSPNPIVAKTGMMATDVMNIVKINAINQIIVINEEKQPIGMIHLHDLLRAGLS; via the coding sequence ATGCCCGTTGAATTGTCAAAAATAGAAGTTGAAGATTTGGATCACTTAGAATTTGCTGATAAAACTGAGATTATTGAAAGGGGCAAAAGGGTGATTCGAATTGAGGCGGCAGCTTTAAGAGTTCTTGAAAACAGGATCGATGATAATTTCTATGAAGCTGTAAAAATAATACACAATGCGACTGGCAGAGTGGTTATTACTGGAATCGGAAAATCCGGAATTGTCGGGAAGAAAATAGCAGCGACATTTACCAGCTTGGGAAAAGCTGCTTATTTTTTACACCCGACTGAAGGTGTACATGGCGACCTGGGTATGGTCATGAAAAATGATGTGACTATCTGTATTTCAAAGAGTGGAAATTCCGACGAAATAACTCAAATATTACCCATTTTTCGAAGAATTGGAGTTCCAATCATTTCTATTACCGGCAATTCCCAGTCTGAACTTGCTCTTCGAAGCGATGTCGTTTTGGATGTAAGCGTGGATGAAGAAGCGTGCCCATTTGATATGGCACCAACCGCAAGCACCACCGCTACGTTGGCAATGGGAGATGCTTTGGCAATTTCTTTAATCGAACTCAGGAATTTTAGTTTGGAGGATTTTGCATTATTACATCCCGGTGGAACAATCGGCAGGAAGTTAACATTAAGAATAGACGATTTAATGTTTACCGGTAATCGGGTGGCAAAGGTGCTTGAAGATACAACTTTGCATGATGTCTTGTTTGAAATCACATCAAAAAGATTCGGTGCAACTGCAGTAATCGGTGAGGATAATCAATTAGTTGGAATCATTACGGATGGTGATTTAAGGCGGCTTCTAGAAAAGCAGCTTAATTTTTATAAATACAGAGCGAGAGATATTTTGTCACCCAATCCGATAGTAGCTAAAACCGGCATGATGGCTACCGATGTGATGAATATTGTGAAAATCAACGCAATCAACCAAATTATTGTTATTAACGAAGAAAAACAACCTATTGGAATGATTCATTTACATGATTTGTTGAGGGCTGGTTTATCCTAG
- the lptC gene encoding LPS export ABC transporter periplasmic protein LptC: MNSNSTQEELEEEIKVPDQESWNVTFKATENGKVTAKLWFNHISQFNERKEYEFDQKFRVDFYNKIGEKTSWLTGERGKLKEDRTLMEAHGNVIAHSDSADITLFTESLFWDNIKKKILSNDFVMIVTEQDTIYGNGFEAETDFSKWEIKKSRGHTKRQVDIGIK; this comes from the coding sequence ATGAATTCTAATTCCACTCAAGAAGAGTTGGAAGAGGAAATAAAAGTGCCTGATCAAGAGAGTTGGAATGTGACTTTTAAAGCTACGGAAAACGGGAAGGTTACTGCCAAGTTATGGTTTAATCATATTTCACAATTTAATGAAAGAAAAGAATATGAGTTTGATCAAAAATTTCGGGTGGACTTCTATAATAAAATCGGAGAAAAAACAAGCTGGTTAACCGGAGAAAGAGGAAAGCTAAAAGAGGATAGGACATTGATGGAAGCGCATGGAAATGTTATCGCACACTCGGATAGCGCCGATATTACTTTATTTACAGAGAGTCTGTTCTGGGATAACATCAAAAAGAAAATTCTTTCCAACGATTTTGTGATGATTGTCACTGAACAAGATACAATCTATGGGAATGGGTTTGAAGCGGAAACAGATTTCAGTAAATGGGAAATTAAAAAGAGCAGAGGCCACACCAAGCGCCAAGTTGATATTGGGATAAAGTAA
- the lptB gene encoding LPS export ABC transporter ATP-binding protein, whose translation MESNNRNLLRVENLVKYYGKRQVVREVCINVNQGEIVGLLGPNGAGKTTTFYIIVGMIRPNGGDIYLNDAKMTKMPMYRRARLGIGYLSQEPSIFRKLTVEENLISILQMLKLSVREQEGRLQHLLEEFGLTHIRKNKAYNLSGGERRRVEISRALVLNPKFLLLDEPFAGIDPIAVDDIQNIIRNLKEKGIGILITDHNVHETLEITDRAYLLYDGRVLKSGTSEFLANDSETKMLYLGDKFKLNR comes from the coding sequence ATGGAATCAAATAATCGAAATTTACTAAGAGTCGAAAACCTGGTGAAATACTACGGAAAACGACAGGTTGTTAGAGAGGTTTGCATAAATGTTAACCAGGGTGAAATTGTCGGTTTACTGGGTCCGAATGGTGCTGGAAAAACAACAACGTTTTATATAATTGTCGGAATGATACGACCGAATGGCGGTGATATTTACTTGAATGACGCTAAAATGACAAAAATGCCGATGTATCGCAGGGCTCGGTTGGGCATTGGCTATTTGTCACAAGAGCCATCAATTTTTAGAAAGTTAACAGTAGAAGAGAATCTTATTTCGATACTGCAAATGTTAAAGCTTTCCGTGCGCGAGCAGGAAGGTCGATTACAACATTTACTTGAAGAATTTGGTTTGACACATATTCGAAAAAATAAAGCATATAATTTATCCGGTGGCGAAAGACGCCGTGTTGAAATCTCTCGAGCGCTTGTACTCAATCCAAAATTTCTCTTACTTGATGAGCCCTTTGCAGGGATTGATCCCATCGCTGTAGATGATATCCAAAATATCATTAGGAATTTAAAAGAAAAAGGGATCGGAATTTTGATTACTGATCATAATGTCCATGAAACATTGGAAATTACCGATAGAGCATATCTACTTTATGATGGTCGTGTGCTAAAATCAGGAACATCTGAATTCCTTGCCAACGATTCTGAAACAAAAATGCTCTATTTAGGAGATAAATTTAAGTTGAATCGATAG
- the rpoN gene encoding RNA polymerase factor sigma-54 yields the protein MLSQRLTMGLHQTQSPQQVLLSTLLQLPLIRLEQRIKIELQENPLLEEVLDEDLEMDDDTAELSLEQEVSEDSKNKEEDNDSADSEKEEEIDWDLIGGDDEYEFKIPKDPNIEDFERPNVSKKTLCEHLLEQLHEIIGLPEKEVMIGENIIWNINEDGYLIIELEEIALNLEISKEEVEKALRLIQTFEPVGIAARNLRECLLIQLEQMEDHTEAMEMVRDHFENFKNKRFEKIAKKMEVSLNAVKAAMEEISKLNPKPGEGYISQDQNYVIPDVIVERVDDEFVVSLNESNIPNLRINRGYRQMLSGGKKVSSEVKSFIRKRLENARWLINSIHQRRATIFRVMTEIVEKQHDFFDKGPGQLIPMILKDIAEEVNMDISTISRVSNGKYVQTDYGVFEIKYFFSEKMTTSTGEEVSNRKFKDVIKNIIDNEDPHKPLNDQKLVKLLAEKGYPLARRTVAKYREQMKIPVARLRRQL from the coding sequence ATGTTAAGTCAAAGACTAACAATGGGTTTGCATCAAACCCAATCACCTCAACAGGTATTACTTTCGACATTACTGCAATTACCGCTTATTAGACTGGAGCAGCGCATTAAAATTGAATTGCAGGAAAACCCTCTTTTGGAAGAAGTCCTTGATGAGGATCTTGAAATGGATGACGATACGGCTGAACTTTCTTTGGAGCAAGAAGTTTCTGAAGATTCCAAGAATAAAGAAGAGGATAACGATTCCGCTGATAGTGAGAAGGAAGAAGAGATCGATTGGGATTTAATAGGGGGTGATGACGAATACGAATTCAAGATTCCCAAAGATCCGAATATTGAAGATTTTGAACGTCCGAATGTCAGTAAAAAGACTTTGTGCGAACATCTTCTTGAACAACTCCATGAAATCATTGGCCTTCCGGAAAAAGAAGTTATGATCGGTGAAAATATCATCTGGAATATTAATGAAGATGGGTACCTGATCATTGAATTGGAAGAGATTGCTTTAAATCTAGAAATCTCAAAAGAGGAAGTAGAAAAAGCTCTTCGGCTTATTCAAACGTTCGAACCAGTCGGCATTGCGGCAAGGAATCTTCGGGAATGTTTGTTAATCCAGTTAGAACAAATGGAAGATCACACTGAAGCAATGGAGATGGTAAGAGACCATTTTGAAAATTTTAAGAATAAGCGGTTTGAAAAAATTGCTAAGAAAATGGAGGTTTCTCTGAACGCTGTCAAAGCAGCTATGGAGGAGATTTCAAAGCTAAATCCAAAGCCAGGCGAAGGCTATATCTCCCAGGATCAGAATTATGTAATCCCTGATGTAATCGTTGAAAGAGTTGACGATGAATTTGTTGTTTCCTTGAATGAATCCAATATCCCAAATCTACGCATCAACAGGGGATATAGGCAGATGTTATCAGGTGGAAAAAAAGTATCCTCGGAAGTTAAGAGTTTTATTCGAAAAAGATTAGAAAATGCCAGATGGCTGATCAATTCCATTCATCAACGCCGGGCGACTATTTTTAGGGTAATGACAGAAATTGTCGAAAAGCAGCATGATTTTTTCGATAAGGGTCCGGGACAACTTATCCCTATGATTCTGAAAGATATAGCTGAAGAAGTGAATATGGATATATCGACCATTAGCCGTGTATCTAATGGCAAATATGTTCAAACCGATTATGGGGTTTTTGAAATAAAATATTTCTTTAGTGAAAAGATGACCACCAGTACGGGTGAAGAGGTTTCAAACAGAAAGTTTAAAGATGTAATTAAAAATATAATTGATAATGAAGATCCACATAAACCTCTGAACGACCAAAAACTTGTAAAACTACTTGCGGAAAAGGGCTATCCTCTTGCCCGTAGAACAGTGGCTAAATATCGTGAACAGATGAAAATTCCAGTTGCAAGATTGAGACGGCAACTATAA